The Silene latifolia isolate original U9 population chromosome Y, ASM4854445v1, whole genome shotgun sequence sequence attttatgactagtatttatcattataattcgttataatccttaaatttaaagggatgcatacagataaatcccacattaGCAAACTCAGAGAGGCAATTAGCAACTGCAACTACAGAAGGCACATCCCCTCTCATGAATATCATGAGATCATATGCAAAAACCAGATGGTTAATTCTGAGTTTAGCACACTTAGGATGAAGTGATACCTGAGGAAGAAGGAATAGTCGTCTGAGTTATCTGGAGATAATTTCCATGCTTAAGACAAATATGTAGGAGATATGGGATCCCCTTGCCTGATACCAGAATTACCAGGAAAGAATCCACATATACTGCCATTAACCTTAAGGGAGAACCAAGTGGAAGCTATACACCCCATGATCCAAATAACAAATTTTGAAGGGAAACCCAAACCATGAAGCATATTTTGAATGAAATCCCACTGAAGAGAGTCAAAAGCCTTTTTTATGTCCACCTTTATAAAGCACCTTGGTGAAATTAGGCTTTGATTGTAACCTTTGATTAAAGCCCGGGACATCATAATGTTCTCAAAAATATTACGACCCTTTATAAAAGCAGCTTGCTCACTTCCCACTAAGTCAGGTAGTACAACCTGGAGCCTATTAGCTAGTATCTTGCTGATGGTCTTGTACACAACAGAGCAACAAGCTATAGGTCTAAAGTCCTGAACTGCAACAGGCACAACTTTCTTAGGGATAAGAGCAAGAAGAGTGGTGTTTACTTTTCTCATCATTCTGCCTTTTCTAAAAAGTCCTCCACAGCAGCACAAAAAGTATCCTTCATAGTATCCCAGTCTTTCGTGAAAAAACCAGAAGAAAACCCATCCTGCCAGGGCTCTTGTTAGGAGAAATGCTAAACAAAGCTCTCCTAATCTCTTCTCTTGTTACAGGAGCAATAAGCTTAACCCCTGCTTCATCTGATACCCCTGGGCCAGAGGAGAAAACAATGTCACTTATGGGTGCAACATTAATTTTCCTCCCCAGGAGACTAGTATAGTAATCCACAAAAGCCTCATTAACATTAGCAATTCCATATCCGGTAATGCCATCCTTATCATTGATCATTCCAATGGTACTTTGATGCCTCCTAATAGCATGTTTAGAGCAGTCCCCTTTATTAATGTTGTTCACCTTAGCCTTCTGGAAGAGTATATCCACTTCAGTCATACAGAGTTTAACATACTGATTAGAAAGATGTTTCTCCTTTTCAATCAGAAGAGGAGAAAACAAATCAGCTTGTAACTCTTTTTGACAATCCTCCAATTGCCCTCTGAGAGTCTAAACCCGTTCAGTGATATTAGAAAAGCTCCTTTTGTGCAGCTGCTGCAGAGAATTCTTCACACTTTTAAGTTTGAAAAACAGTTGGTACATGGGGGTCCCATAGCATGGTGTGTTCCAGGCAGTTTGGATAAGTCCTTGGTAATTAGGATGATCTTTCCAAGCATTCAGAAAACTAAATCTCCTTTTAATAGGACTAGCAGGAGCCAGAGAAACCATCAAAGGATAATGGTCAGAAGGGCCAGGAGGCATACTTAGGGCATAAGAAGCAGGGAAAATAGTAAGCCAAGCGGGTTTTACCAACACTCTATCTAATCTAGCCCAAGTTCTAATTTCAGACCCTTGCTTATTGGACCAAGTAAATTCAGACCCCATGCTATGCATGTTATCTAAATAGCACTAACCCAAACACGCATTGAAAGCCAGGATATCCTGAATAGTTGGAGGATTAGGGCCCCCCATTTCACTCAGACCTCTAACAACGTTGAAGTCCCCCATAACAACCCAGGCAGAGGAGGTTTTTCAGATCTCAGCAAGCTTATCCCAAAGAGTCCCCATAGCAGTTGGATCATTCAAACCATAAACACAAGTTAGAGCAATAGCTTGATTAGTAGCCTTGAACCAAACATCACAGTGGATAAGTTGTTTATGGAGGATTACATTACTAATAGCAACCGTAGCAGGATTAAAAAATAGCCAAATCCTACCCTGAGCCTTGTTACTAATGATACCATAGGAAGAAAAATGAGAAATTATTGAGTACTCTTTATGCTCCTTGACATGTGTCTCAACCAAGCCAAGAATATCAAGCTTATTCTTAACTAAAAACCTACTAACCTCCAACTGTTTAGTGCTTTCATTAAGCCCTCTAATGTTCCAAGCTGCTATCATCAGGAACTTTAGGGGGCTTGGGATCAATATCGGCCACAAAATTCTGACTATCATCCTCCAGAGGCAACAAAACTTCATCATCTACAGCAAGAACAGAATAGTCATTTTGCACTGAAACCACTGTGGAAGACTCAGCAACCTGTTGCCCAACATTAGAGCTTTGGTGCTTGGCTTCACCTGGTTTTTTCCCTCTTGCTTTAGCCGAGCCTGCTTTACTAGTGCTAGTACCAGTAGGAGTTTCCTTGGCAAGGGCAGCTGCAGCAGGCACCTTAGCAGGGGCAACTGTTATAGTGCTCTGAACAGGAGCCTTCTTCTTCCAAACTGGCTGTGCAACCACCTTGTCCTTATTTAGCTTGCAGAAATTTTCTGTGTGACCAAGCTTACCACAACAATGGCAATAGAAAGGCTTCCACTCATAAACAATTATCTGGACTATTTGGCCATGATATGGAGTGTTAATGATCACTTGCTCAGGCAGCTCAGAAGCTAAATCCGCCTCAACCATCACTCTGGCAAAAGATAGCCGTGCCTTACATGTAGTGGTCAAGTCAGCATATAGAGGCTAACCTACCTTACTAGCAAGCTTACTTAACACAACATCAGACCATAGTACAGGGTCCAACTCTGGGAAAAGTATCCAAATAAGAACCACAGACAACTTGTCCATTTCCCTGGAGAAGTTATGAGTCCATTGCTTTAGAACCAGAGAGTTACTGCCTAAAGACAAGAGGCCCCCTTCAAAACTTCTTCCATATCCGCAGCACTAGTGAATCTAAAAGAGAATCATCCTCTCCTGAAATACTGGACTGTAGGCATTGAGACATGACTCCAACTCTTAGTGACATAAGCCTGCATTTGAGCTACAGTAGGTCGAGCCCCTAGAACATTACCCATTAAAGTATACTTCCAAAAACGCAATTCACCCTCAACATCATCCTCAGTAACATCTATCTCAGTTGAGTCAGCACTGTGTTGACAGTAATGAAGACTCATTCCAACTTTTGGCTTAACCACTTTATTCCACCCCGGATTTTCCACATTAGTTGCATGAGCAACTAGTGGGATCTCAGCAGTAGCAGGAACATCAATCGTTTTAGCACCAGTCCCTAGGCTAAGCTCCAAAGATGGCTTTTCGGGGGGGGTTTCTATTTCGTCAACCAAAGAATCCCCTGACTCGGCGAAGAGAACTTATAATCGAATTATAAGTCTTAGCACGTCTATTACTACGAACAGCAGAATTAACCAACTCATTAACCACAAAAGGAGTACAAACAACATCACTTGAATCAACGTCAGCAACCACATGTTGGGCATCCACCACTGTTTGATGCAACACCGGACGCCCACGAGCTCTTCCCCGAGGTCTTGCcatgaacaaaaaaaaagaaaaaactaaAGGAAAAGATTAGGAAATCAGATCAGAAATGGGAAGTAATCGAGAAATCTAGGGTTTGGAGTAAAATCGCAGGATCGTAGAGAGAAGGTGCTCTATCTCTTCATggcttttattattattattattattattattattattattattattattattattattattattattattattattattattattattattattattattattattattattattattattattattattattattattattattattattattattattattattattattattattattattattattattattattattattattattattattattattattattattattattattattattttggttcagttcaattcagttcagttctaaaaagccagaaagaacaaaGCTTTAATCTCCCATCAGTTTTAAAAGCCCAGGAATTGGAGAAATCAAGAGAATTTCTTAAAACTCGTTTGGTTGAcatgacggaattaaacggatacAATTCATCTACATTTGAGTGGCAACCAAACAACACCTTAATGTTAAATAAGAGTACGGTGTTCATGACTCTTTTCATATACACTTTTTTTCCATAATGTATGATTAAAATGTAAGTAATCATTTgctctaaggccctgttcttttgaacttaaagtcacttaatttaagttcacttcagatactataagttcagtttagttcagatcagatactataagttcagtttagttcagatcagatcctataagttcagttcagatactataaattcagttcaattcagatcctataagttcaattcagttcagatcctataagtttagttcagatcctataagttctgttcagttcagattctataagttctgttcagttcagatcctataagttcagttcagatcctataagtttagatcctataaattcaatttagaaaagttatatacaaagtattatttttaaaaaccggCGCAAAAATATTTtacattattaattattcgatacatatatacattattatttttaaaacaaaattaacaCTCTTCTAATTATTTTTTATCATAATATAACCATaatataatgtatgaacaaaccaatgtatataaagcgaaaaaatgttattatcttaccttgtgttttagactatatttttatatcagtgttctctcttggctgcccac is a genomic window containing:
- the LOC141628573 gene encoding uncharacterized protein LOC141628573, whose product is MGSEFTWSNKQGSEIRTWARLDRVLVKPAWLTIFPASYALSMPPGPSDHYPLMVSLAPASPIKRRFSFLNAWKDHPNYQGLIQTAWNTPCYGTPIGQLEDCQKELQADLFSPLLIEKEKHLSNQYVKLCMTEVDILFQKAKVNNINKGDCSKHAIRRHQSTIGMINDKDGITGYGIANVNEAFVDYYTSLLGRKINVAPISDIVFSSGPGVSDEAGVKLIAPVTREEIRRALFSISPNKSPGRMGFLLVFSRKTGIL